ATGCCCGGTCGGTCAAAGGCGGTCAATACACAGTGGTCCTCGACCCCTACCTGGCTGGCGTCTTCATCCACGAAGCCTTCGGGCATCTTTCAGAAGCAGATTTCGTTTACGAAAATCCCCGCATGCAAGAGTTGCTGCAGTTAGGCAAACCCGTCGCCATCGAACAACTCAACGTCATCGACGATGGCAGGTTGGCAGGTTTGCCCGGAACCCTGCAATACGACGATGAAGGCGTTCCTACCCAGCGCAAATATTTAATCAAAGACGGCATCCTCCACCAACGCTTGCACAGTCGGGAAACCGCCAGCAAAATGAAAGAAGCCCCCACCGGCAACGCCAGAGCCCTCAGCGCCACCTATCCCCCCATTGTGCGTATGACCAACACTGCCATCGAACCGGGAGATAGCTCCTTTGAAGAAATTCTCAATGGAATTGACGAAGGGGTCTACGCCGGTCGCATGATTGGCGGGCAAACCAACGGCGAAATGTTTACCTTTGCCGCGGCGGAAGGATATATGATTCGCAACGGCAAACTGGCAGAACCGGTCAGCGATGTCACCTTAACAGGTAATGTTTTCCAAACCCTCAAAGATATCGAAGCCATTGGCAACGATACAATTTATACAAATGGTGGCTGTGGCAAAGGCGGACAAGCACCGCTACCGGTTAGTGTTGGTGGACCTCACTTGCGCATTCAAAATGTGGTCGTTGGCGGTCGCTAATTCGTGATTTAAGTTTTTATCTCCCACAAGCAGTCCTGGAGAGAGGGGATTTTCCCCCACCAACTGCTTGTTTTTTTGCTATCTTTTTCTAGATGGCCAAGGAGGTCTGGCTGCATA
This Geitlerinema sp. PCC 9228 DNA region includes the following protein-coding sequences:
- a CDS encoding TldD/PmbA family protein; its protein translation is MLDNRVDTSIREHLQSAIAKASSRVDYLEIRLEKSESSLVSFRGKRLDAVDRSFSLAGGIRACHRGGWSFVTFNGLTELEGRLDEAISQAYLVAGDSTYLADVPPMEDYVSLELQRDPRGISLAEKRDLVERYNQQLLDYDPRIQTTIASYRDRFRTVYFVNSNGSNIVQERMDISGRFGAIARGEEGVVRQGVETIQSRSDYNALVNADERVLGAAKRAITQLDARSVKGGQYTVVLDPYLAGVFIHEAFGHLSEADFVYENPRMQELLQLGKPVAIEQLNVIDDGRLAGLPGTLQYDDEGVPTQRKYLIKDGILHQRLHSRETASKMKEAPTGNARALSATYPPIVRMTNTAIEPGDSSFEEILNGIDEGVYAGRMIGGQTNGEMFTFAAAEGYMIRNGKLAEPVSDVTLTGNVFQTLKDIEAIGNDTIYTNGGCGKGGQAPLPVSVGGPHLRIQNVVVGGR